One region of Carya illinoinensis cultivar Pawnee chromosome 8, C.illinoinensisPawnee_v1, whole genome shotgun sequence genomic DNA includes:
- the LOC122274502 gene encoding uncharacterized protein LOC122274502, which yields MDRSWMKKPRHTQEYVDGVNDFLKFACEHCDTDSPICCPCRKCGLRKMFMPHMVYDHLISYGISQGYTIWHAHGERIGEASYHATDAQNNNEQINEGSGGMTTMLHDVFPMFDPEIVEGGPEIGVDAGEAGVQNENRQGSSERVNKFYNMLKDADEPLYEGCTKHTKFSAIVRLWNMKCLGGLSNSIFTELLEFVNELLPPGASFPKNTYEAKKYMNELGLGYEKILVCPNGCMLFWKDNENLETCVVCGASKWKQKESMDDRSRKGKRSPAKILRWFPLKTRLQRLFMSSKTSSQMKWHAIGRSNDGVLRHPADGMA from the coding sequence ATGGATAGAAGTTGGATGAAAAAACCTCGACATACACAAGAGTATGTCGATGGTGTCAATGACTTTTTGAAGTTTGCATGCGAGCATTGTGATACAGATTCGCCGATTTGTTGCCCATGTAGAAAATGTGGATTACGTAAGATGTTCATGCCCCACATGgtatatgatcatttgattagcTATGGAATTTCTCAAGGTTACACCATTTGGCATGCTCATGGGGAGAGAATAGGGGAGGCATCTTACCATGCTACTGAtgcccaaaataataatgagcaaataaatgaaggcTCTGGTGGGATGACAACCATGTTACATGATGTTTTCCCCATGTTTGATCCTGAAATAGTGGAGGGTGGGCCTGAAATAGGTGTGGATGCTGGAGAGGCTGgagtgcaaaatgaaaatcgacAAGGTTCTAGCGAaagagttaataaattttacaatatgttgaAAGATGCTGATGAACCATTATATGAAGGGTGCACAAAACATACTAAGTTTAGTGCTATTGTACGTCTCTGGAATATGAAGTGTTTGGGTGGATTGAGTAATAGCATATTCACAGAACTACTTGAATTTGTGAATGAGTTGCTCCCACCAGGAGCATCATTTCCTAAAAATACGTACGAGGCGAAGAAGTACATGAATGAGTTAGGTCTTGGATACGAGAAGATCTTAGTATGTCCCAATGGttgtatgttattttggaaggacaatGAGAATCTGGAAACATGCGTGGTATGCGGAGCGTCAAAATGGAAGCAAAAAGAGTCTATGGATGATAGGTCTAGAAAAGGTAAAAGAAGTCCAGCTAAAATATTACGGTGGTTTCCGTTAAAGACAAGGTTGCAAAGGCTTTTTATGTCATCGAAGACTTCTTCACAAATGAAATGGCATGCTATAGGCCGCAGTAATGATGGGGTACTAAGGCATCCAGCAGATGGCATGGCTTGA